One stretch of Schlesneria sp. DSM 10557 DNA includes these proteins:
- a CDS encoding HNH endonuclease, which produces MSADDCFHWIDDDSGYEKWLSEHPNGFMANLNREPHVKYFRIHRATHRLPDRSNPGSSNPRTGNNYSKVTTEKLSDLLEWAKVKIPDLVLGEANFCKACNPASGESPEFAPTPETQEYIFLADQLVNQGNVPRPDGVQQPQVKYSQVPHYYRDPKVRAWTIQRSGGECELCNSPAPFLMDGDVPFLESHHLVPLAKGGADTPTNTAALCPNCHRKIHLGSNRDELTEMLAIAIAAKESQVT; this is translated from the coding sequence ATGTCCGCCGATGATTGCTTCCATTGGATTGATGATGACTCTGGATACGAGAAGTGGTTGTCAGAGCATCCCAATGGATTCATGGCGAATCTGAATAGAGAGCCCCACGTCAAGTACTTTCGAATTCATCGTGCAACGCACAGACTTCCCGACCGTTCAAATCCTGGCAGTAGCAATCCGCGAACTGGAAACAACTATTCGAAGGTCACGACAGAGAAACTGTCTGATTTGCTTGAATGGGCGAAGGTGAAGATTCCAGATCTCGTGTTGGGTGAGGCTAATTTTTGCAAAGCTTGCAATCCGGCTTCGGGGGAGTCACCTGAGTTCGCTCCAACTCCAGAAACTCAAGAGTACATTTTTCTCGCAGATCAGCTTGTCAACCAAGGGAACGTTCCCCGTCCGGACGGCGTTCAACAACCGCAGGTGAAATACTCGCAGGTTCCGCACTACTATCGGGATCCAAAAGTACGAGCATGGACGATTCAAAGATCCGGTGGTGAATGCGAACTCTGTAATTCGCCAGCCCCCTTTCTCATGGATGGAGACGTGCCCTTCCTGGAATCACATCATCTTGTTCCGTTGGCAAAAGGTGGTGCGGATACTCCAACCAATACTGCGGCGCTGTGCCCAAATTGCCATCGAAAGATTCATCTCGGTAGTAACAGGGACGAATTGACTGAAATGCTTGCAATTGCAATCGCTGCCAAAGAATCCCAGGTTACCTAA
- a CDS encoding tyrosine-type recombinase/integrase: protein MKQSNGSRKPDKPAKPHPDFPLFPHATKRWAKKIRGEFHFFGPWRDPEGALEEWLRVKDDLLAGRKPRPKNNEGLVTVELVVNAFLTHKERLRDNGEIQPRTFTELNATGVRIADAFGKYRLAADLQPSDFAELRAKLAKTRGAVALGNEIQRVRSFFKWAHEDGLLDKPIRFGASFCKPSAKTVRIEQAEIGPRDLTSEEIRKLLEAANVPMKAMILLGTNCGLGNNDVARLSKSNVDLKTGWLVFPRPKTGVPRRAKLWPETIDAIKVVLDKRPEPKDPVDAEYLFVTKMKSSWAKETAGNNPVSLMFKKLLKEEELYRPGVGFYSLRRTFETVAGETLDQPAVDLVMGHAPHANDMAARYRQRIGDERLEKVAEHVRMWLFGKTSHQSARKTAAKKKSPVKKAQQP, encoded by the coding sequence ATGAAACAGTCTAACGGCTCACGAAAACCAGACAAGCCAGCCAAGCCCCATCCGGATTTTCCGCTGTTTCCTCACGCCACCAAACGGTGGGCAAAGAAGATTCGCGGCGAGTTTCACTTCTTCGGGCCGTGGCGCGATCCTGAGGGAGCACTTGAGGAATGGTTGCGGGTGAAGGACGACCTGCTGGCCGGTCGCAAACCCCGCCCCAAGAACAACGAAGGCCTCGTCACCGTCGAACTGGTGGTGAATGCATTTCTGACCCACAAAGAGCGACTCCGGGATAACGGCGAAATTCAACCCCGCACCTTCACCGAGTTAAATGCGACGGGTGTCAGGATCGCCGACGCATTCGGGAAGTATCGTCTCGCGGCGGATCTGCAACCGAGCGACTTCGCGGAACTGCGAGCGAAGCTGGCAAAGACACGAGGGGCGGTTGCACTCGGCAATGAGATTCAGCGGGTGCGGTCTTTCTTCAAATGGGCTCACGAGGATGGATTGCTCGATAAGCCCATCCGATTCGGTGCGTCGTTCTGTAAACCGTCTGCCAAGACGGTGAGGATCGAGCAGGCGGAGATTGGCCCCAGAGATCTGACATCGGAAGAGATTCGCAAACTTCTGGAGGCAGCGAACGTGCCGATGAAGGCCATGATCCTGCTCGGTACCAACTGCGGTCTCGGGAATAACGATGTGGCCCGGTTGTCGAAATCGAATGTTGACCTGAAGACGGGCTGGTTGGTCTTCCCACGCCCGAAGACCGGAGTTCCACGTCGTGCCAAGTTGTGGCCGGAGACGATTGACGCGATCAAGGTGGTGCTCGATAAGCGGCCTGAGCCGAAGGACCCGGTAGACGCCGAATACCTGTTTGTGACGAAGATGAAAAGCAGTTGGGCGAAGGAAACAGCCGGGAACAATCCGGTGAGCCTGATGTTCAAGAAGTTGCTCAAGGAAGAGGAATTGTACCGACCGGGGGTTGGCTTCTATTCTCTGCGACGAACGTTCGAAACGGTGGCGGGAGAGACTCTGGATCAGCCTGCCGTCGATCTGGTAATGGGGCATGCGCCTCACGCCAACGACATGGCGGCCCGGTATCGCCAGCGGATTGGTGATGAGCGGCTGGAGAAAGTGGCGGAACACGTGAGGATGTGGTTGTTTGGTAAAACCTCGCATCAATCCGCAAGAAAGACGGCCGCGAAAAAGAAGTCGCCCGTCAAGAAAGCCCAGCAACCCTGA
- a CDS encoding tyrosine-type recombinase/integrase, whose product MAAKKRGHGEGSIFQRGNGRWTAAITVGTNADGKRIRKWVSGKTKKEVTDELTKLQGQKLNGTLVDSGRMTVGELIDKWLETSSRPNTEPNTHARYEGIARLHVKPAVGSIKLSKFNPMHVQTMLSTMEAANVGERTRGHVYAVLRRALNVGLRWGLVVRNVCDAVDPPKQKRAEIVTLLEDQVLSLISAAEGTRWHALFVVALATGLRQGELFALKWIDIDLENGVLSVRHSLEELKGKLRLKEPKSKSGRRQVTLPAGAIAALRSHKAIQAAEGLESSELVFCAAEGGFLRKSNFERRVWNKFRDKAKIPDTITFHDLRHTSATILLGAGVHPKIVQERLGHSSIQLTMDTYSHILPTMQQDAATKLDHIGRVNESPKP is encoded by the coding sequence ATGGCAGCAAAGAAACGAGGACACGGAGAAGGAAGCATCTTTCAGAGGGGGAACGGTCGGTGGACTGCCGCGATTACGGTGGGGACGAATGCGGATGGGAAGCGAATCCGAAAATGGGTTTCAGGGAAGACAAAAAAGGAAGTCACTGACGAACTGACGAAACTTCAGGGCCAGAAACTGAACGGAACCCTCGTCGATTCCGGCCGGATGACGGTGGGCGAGTTAATCGATAAATGGCTCGAAACGTCGTCCCGCCCCAACACGGAACCGAATACGCATGCAAGATACGAAGGAATTGCGCGTCTTCATGTTAAACCGGCTGTAGGCAGTATCAAGCTGTCCAAATTCAATCCGATGCACGTCCAGACGATGCTGTCGACGATGGAGGCCGCAAACGTCGGGGAACGCACGCGAGGTCACGTTTACGCAGTTCTGCGCCGTGCGCTCAATGTGGGGCTTCGTTGGGGGCTTGTCGTTCGCAATGTCTGTGATGCAGTGGATCCCCCGAAGCAGAAGCGGGCTGAGATTGTAACCTTGCTGGAGGATCAGGTTCTATCCTTGATTAGTGCGGCCGAGGGAACGCGATGGCACGCGTTATTCGTGGTGGCACTCGCAACAGGACTGCGGCAGGGGGAGCTGTTCGCGTTGAAGTGGATCGATATCGACCTGGAGAATGGCGTTCTGTCAGTGCGGCACTCGCTGGAGGAACTGAAAGGGAAACTCCGACTGAAGGAACCAAAGAGCAAGAGCGGACGTCGGCAGGTGACACTTCCTGCAGGAGCGATTGCGGCATTGAGAAGCCACAAGGCCATTCAAGCAGCGGAAGGGCTCGAATCCAGCGAACTGGTGTTCTGTGCGGCTGAAGGGGGCTTCCTACGGAAGAGTAACTTTGAACGCAGAGTGTGGAACAAGTTCCGCGACAAAGCAAAGATTCCAGACACGATCACGTTTCACGATCTGCGGCACACCAGCGCCACAATCCTTCTCGGTGCGGGAGTTCACCCGAAAATCGTTCAGGAGCGGCTGGGACACTCATCGATTCAATTGACGATGGACACCTACTCGCACATTTTGCCGACGATGCAGCAGGACGCGGCCACGAAACTTGACCACATTGGAAGGGTGAACGAGTCACCCAAACCATAG